Proteins encoded within one genomic window of Nordella sp. HKS 07:
- the murJ gene encoding murein biosynthesis integral membrane protein MurJ, translating to MTLFKSAATVGGLTLVSRAAGFIRDMLTASVLGTGPVAQAFVVAFRFPNLFRSLFAEGAFNSAFVPMFAKKLEGGGEAEARSFAEDIFAVMFAWLLLFTAVAQIAMPLLMYVIAPGFAGDQDKFDLSVALTRIAFPYLLFMSLTALQSGVLNSLRRFVAAACAPILLNLVMIATLLFVHFKGWGDSAVTGYALVWGVCAAGIAQFLLLYIACSRANMRLRLKFPKLTPDAKRLIRLGIPGVIAGGITQVNLLIATMIATTIDRAVSYLYYADRVYQLPLGVVGVAIGVVLLPEMSRKLRAGDEAGALLSQNRSLEFALFLTLPATIALIAIPFAIVNVCFEHGVFTRSDSFATAYALAAFAMGLPAFVINKVFSPGFFAREDTKRPMKFAIISVVVNVLGSFILSRYIGHVGIALSTALAAWINASLLGVTLARHGHFTADERLRARLPRIIAASLAMGALLLGAFYFAAPIFTDGQPLWLRAVVLMGLVTLGAVVYFICAHLFGAMTLGELRRMMRRSPA from the coding sequence ATGACCCTCTTCAAATCTGCCGCGACCGTGGGCGGGCTCACTCTGGTGAGCCGGGCGGCGGGCTTCATCCGCGACATGCTCACCGCTTCGGTGCTCGGCACCGGTCCGGTGGCGCAGGCCTTCGTAGTCGCCTTCCGCTTCCCCAATCTTTTCCGTTCGCTTTTCGCCGAGGGCGCTTTCAACTCGGCCTTCGTGCCGATGTTCGCCAAGAAGCTCGAAGGCGGCGGCGAGGCCGAGGCGAGAAGCTTCGCCGAGGACATCTTCGCGGTGATGTTCGCCTGGCTCCTGTTGTTCACGGCGGTCGCCCAGATCGCCATGCCGCTGCTTATGTATGTGATCGCCCCCGGCTTTGCCGGCGATCAGGACAAGTTCGATCTCTCGGTGGCGCTCACCCGCATCGCCTTTCCCTATCTGCTGTTCATGTCGCTGACCGCCTTGCAGTCGGGCGTGCTCAACAGTCTGCGCCGTTTCGTGGCGGCGGCCTGCGCGCCGATCCTGCTCAATCTGGTCATGATCGCGACCCTGCTTTTCGTGCATTTCAAGGGCTGGGGCGACAGCGCCGTGACCGGCTATGCGCTGGTCTGGGGCGTGTGCGCCGCGGGTATCGCGCAGTTCCTGCTGCTTTATATCGCCTGCAGCCGCGCCAATATGCGTCTGCGCCTCAAATTCCCGAAGCTCACGCCCGACGCCAAGCGCCTCATCAGGCTCGGCATACCGGGCGTCATCGCCGGCGGCATCACGCAGGTGAACCTCCTCATCGCCACGATGATCGCCACCACGATCGATCGCGCCGTCTCCTATCTCTATTACGCAGACCGCGTCTATCAATTGCCGCTGGGCGTCGTCGGCGTCGCCATCGGCGTCGTCCTCTTGCCTGAAATGTCGCGCAAGCTCAGGGCCGGCGATGAGGCGGGCGCGCTTCTGAGCCAGAACCGGTCGCTCGAATTTGCGCTCTTCCTAACCTTGCCCGCTACCATAGCGCTCATCGCCATTCCCTTCGCCATCGTGAATGTCTGCTTCGAGCATGGCGTCTTCACGCGTAGCGATTCGTTCGCCACCGCCTATGCGCTCGCCGCCTTCGCCATGGGCCTGCCGGCCTTCGTCATCAATAAGGTCTTCTCGCCGGGCTTCTTCGCGCGCGAGGACACCAAGCGGCCGATGAAGTTCGCCATCATCTCGGTGGTTGTGAATGTGCTCGGCAGCTTCATCCTGTCGCGCTATATCGGCCATGTCGGCATCGCGCTCTCGACGGCGCTCGCCGCCTGGATCAATGCGTCATTGCTCGGCGTGACGCTCGCCCGCCACGGGCATTTCACCGCCGACGAACGTCTGCGCGCGCGCCTGCCGCGGATCATCGCGGCGAGCCTCGCCATGGGAGCGCTCCTGCTGGGCGCGTTCTACTTTGCGGCTCCCATCTTCACCGATGGCCAGCCGCTCTGGCTGCGCGCCGTCGTGCTGATGGGGCTCGTCACCCTGGGGGCCGTCGTCTATTTCATCTGCGCTCATCTCTTCGGCGCAATGACGCTCGGCGAGCTCAGGAGGATGATGCGCCGCAGTCCCGCTTGA
- a CDS encoding GNAT family N-acetyltransferase: MQRPTPPFTLRCATEADMEGVQRIYGDHVTHGLASFEESPPDLEEMLARFRNLKHHSFPYIVAEQTGEIRGYAYAGPYRTRSAYRFTIENSVYVDRACAGRGIGRALLTRLIEDSEKGPWRQMIAIIGNSGNTASTALHQNLGFRMVGTLREVGFKHGQWIDTVLMQRELKRDCGASSS, translated from the coding sequence ATGCAGCGTCCGACCCCACCATTCACCTTAAGATGCGCGACCGAGGCCGACATGGAAGGCGTGCAGCGCATCTATGGCGATCATGTCACCCATGGCCTTGCCTCCTTCGAGGAAAGTCCGCCCGATCTCGAAGAGATGCTGGCCCGTTTTCGCAATCTCAAACACCATTCCTTTCCTTATATCGTCGCCGAACAAACAGGAGAAATCCGCGGCTATGCCTATGCGGGACCCTACCGCACGCGCTCGGCCTATCGTTTCACAATCGAGAATTCCGTCTATGTCGACCGCGCCTGCGCAGGCCGGGGCATCGGCCGCGCCCTTCTCACCCGACTGATCGAGGATTCCGAGAAAGGCCCGTGGCGACAGATGATCGCCATCATCGGCAATAGCGGCAACACGGCCTCGACCGCGCTGCATCAAAACCTCGGCTTCCGGATGGTCGGTACGCTTCGCGAGGTCGGCTTCAAGCACGGTCAATGGATCGACACCGTTCTGATGCAGAGAGAACTCAAGCGGGACTGCGGCGCATCATCCTCCTGA